The DNA window CAATAACTGTACCAAAGGCTTCTGTCAATGAAGGGTGCAAATATATATCTCCTTGGACCATCACATCTCTTACTTCTTCATGCTTTATAGCACCTACTAGTGTAACTCTTTCTTGAAGAAAGTACTTTTCTCTCATTTGTTCTAAATCTAAAAACTTGGGGCCATCACCTGCAATTAAGAATTTTACTTTTGGTTTCAACTGGCAAATTCTGGGGATGACAGCCGTCAATAGATCAGCCCCTTTGTTTGGAAATAGTCGTGTGATCACGACAATGGTGATCTCTTTAGTATAATCCTTTTTCAAACGATTAGATTTCGGTTTAAAGTCTTTCAGAATAACTGCATTTGGTATCACACTTACTTTTAGAGGGTCGATCGATCCTCTTAGAACAGTATTTTCTTTACAAGTATGACTGACACAAATAACATGACCTACGTCACTCAAAGTGAACTTTAATGCTTTATTCCCCATGATCGACCCAATCTCAGCAAAGCCAAAAAGTGAATGATCAGTGAAAACTGTCTTCATCCCCATTGTTCGGCCATGTAATATAGCTTCATGGCATAATGTACTTAAGGAACCATGCCCATGAATAATCTCAATGCTTTCACGTATGAAAATATTTCTCAATATTGGGAAACACAGAAACACAGTTGGGAAAACTGAGCTTCTATAAATCACCCAAAGAGGTACATAGTACACTTTTAACCCATTCGTTAGTACTCGCACGCCATTTCTTGATGAATAATTATGAGTTATAATAACCACTGAGTGTCCTAATTCTATAAGTTTTTGTGATAAATGATACACATGAAATTCTACACCTCCAGGTTGAGGATAGAAAAAATCTGTTACCATTGCTATATTGTATCCCATATTGTATCACAAGTTTGCATTTCTCAAGTTGATTGGTGTCCCCAACAGAGTGGTGGTGTTTTGGATATGTTTAAGTGACTCGTGTGGTGTCgttattttttgttctgTCGTGTTTtctgtttgtttgttttttttttcgttctTACAAAGACAGAGTAAGTTCTTTGCCCTAGACACCCATAATAATAGcattcaatatcaacattttccaataataatcaatatcttCTGACTAATAAACACAAGTTGATTCCATATTTTTACTTCATTATAATTTTGGCTATGTAATTTTATATATCGTAATAAGAACTCTCAGTAAGTGATATCACTTACATTGAATTCTATTCTACCATTCTTTTAATTATAATTCTATTGTATAAATGCATCACTAGGCAAAGAAGCAGCAGagtttttaaaattaactGATGCTTGTTGATAATCCCAGTTACTTTGTTCACATAACATTATTCCGTAGTTAatgtttaattttgtttctaGCAATATCTTCACCAACAACTCCTGttgtatttgatttaatcgAGCCTTTATATCTGCTGGCAAATCTGCTGTGGTTGGTCCTGTACCAGGTGGTGCAATTTGGGGAGTTgcaattgttgttggtggtagtggtgatGGTGTTGAGGTAGCTGAAACACCTGGTGTAGCAGAAGCAACAGTTGGGTTGGAAAGCAATTTTTGTACTTTCCATGGGAAATCACTGGTGTAAGGCCTTATTAATAACGTATCACTGGCCACTATCATGCTTCCATTTGGTCCAGGTATCACAACAAATGTTCTATCAAAACTCTTCTTGGAAAGTGGGATTCGCTTGTGCTTTGGCCCTGAATGATACCTTGAGCCTCCCCTTGGGCCTGAGGGAGCAGTTGAGTTGCTGCTTCCATCAATCTCAGGTTGTGCAACTTCATCAAAGCTTCCATGTAAGGTTATCATAATACCGTTTAAGGTGGGGAATTTGTATACTTCCATGCTAAATAGTTCTGGTGTTGCTATTATATCATGACGAGTTTTTGGTAACTGTTGAAAGCTCTTATAAATCTGTTCTTGTCCAACAGATAGCTTGGCCATTCTTGCCTTAACTGACGAGACCCTTGTTAAATTTCTTGAGTTGTTTAAATAGTAACCAAAGTCCGTGCTTCCAGAGTAACCGGAATTGCCACTTTCAATGAGATGTGGGTGTGATGAATCCACTTGCATGGAAAATTGCGACTCATTTTGAtataaaatcatcaattctGAACGATTTGAATCCCATAACTTTAAATAGTTAGCAATAAAGTTTGTAGCTAAATTTCTTGAATCTTCATCTTGGAAAAACATTGTATCTTGAGGCTCGAAGGGAAATGAAAGATTGGTAATCAAAACTTGTTCATTTCTTAATATTTCACCATTCAATACCACCAATCTCGGAAAACTTTTCATCAATTCTAACTTGATGTTCTGAATTTCTGCTGGGTCATTTGTTTGCACAATAGGGTTGTTAAATAAGATCAATTCCCTCAAGAAATTTAATTTGTGTCTCCATGTTTCGAAGACTTTAATCTTGGTAAAATTGTTATTCTGCAAGGAAAGGTTTTGTAATTTAGGGAATGTCTGTGCCATTGATGTTAAGGTTTGTAGATCCTGAAGTTCGTTGTTGGATAAATCAATGCTGTCAACatctaatttcaaatcGCTGGCCACTTTCATCAATGCTGGGAAAAATTTAGAACTAACAGAAAGGGATCCAAAAAAACCTTGAGCAGTCAAAGTTGGATCCTGTTTCACGTTGTTTAGATTTAACATCTTAATTTCTGGTTGGTATCTAGCTTTCAAAAACTGGGAAATTGTTTCTATAGTAGATTGTGAACCTGAGGATGCTCCACCTCCCATCTGATTGGATATATTCGATACACCTTTAGAAAATCTCAAAGACTGTCCAGCAAACTTCACTCCTGaccaattcaataatgtaTTAGCTTGCGATTCATTCTTTACATATCCTTTCAAAACACCACTGTTCGAGTCAACGGAATAGTTTGATACAATGACCTTACATTTTCTAGATATGAAACTTATGCACTCACCCAGGCTCGCGCCATTCCATCCcattatttcaattggGTATTGGTTTGCTGCCACGAATGAATCGACattttgttggtgttggtgtgGACCTGAGGAGAATTGACCTCTGGTGTAGTTATTATTGTAACctcctcctcttcctctATAACTCATATTCCAAAATggtcaaaaaaaatgaaaaaaaaagggaggatcaaataattaaagATTCAATATTCTTGGTATGAACAGACTCAATATACTTCTTCAGCAACctctattattattatattttttcttcttcctcttcttgCACTTTGTTCAAAATCAtcttgaagaagaaaaaaaaaagcgaaaaaaaaaaagagaataaaTCGATTTGGACACGACTTTTTCAATGTGTCAAATatatcaaacaaaaaatgtCAGGTCTTATTGTGAGTTAAACTACATTAAAAGAGTTCATTATGTTAAGTAATTAAAAACACTGTCTATTATTACGTACATAGTGATGTGTGATAAAGActgaaatcaaatcaacatgtattattaaaaaataaaacaacaagagtTCCTATTGTTCTATATTagtcaatatttttttacGATTTCTCTTCAACTGTACCATTCTCATGGAAAGTACCAACAACCTTGTACCTGTTTTCAAAATGTTCTTCCCAACCATCCAAGGACTCTTTTTCTACAGCAGTTAAATCTGTCAACTTGTCAATTGGTTCGTTAATGTCTGTTAACACATCCGGATCGAATGAATTTTTAGCTAATCCCCTACTTGCATCTCTCCCAGCAAAATTCTCGTATGGCCCACCTGGTCCATAAAATGCTCCACCTTGAGTTACATCAAAGACTCTATTTTTAACAGCAATGAAGATTTTGGGTGAATCTTTACCATTATATTTTGTAAGTGATTTAGGGGTGAATTTGCCTTCTACTACAGTTGACTCTTTTTCTGTGGATGCATCTAGTGGATTGCTTGGGTTATTAATGAACTCATTGTAAATATTTCTGGCAAAGTACAAAATAACGAGTATAATAAGGATTGTAGTAAGCATGGCTGTGGTTTCTTTAGTTTATATGAGTTGTAGTAAAACaaaagtaataataaaataatggaatatgaaaaagaaagtcTTTAAAAAGTATGCCAATAATGGAGCAGGAGGTGATTTAGTGTGGTTTATATACTTGTACGACTAATAACTTGTTACtgttaatttttaattcttttttattttttcagaGGACCTTATATTACTTTATTaacagaaaaagaaaggaaaataagaaatttaaactatatatattccATTCAAAGTAAACTCGTTTATGTGTTATGCACACAACAGGCAACGAACGAAACCATTCACAAATATGCATATGAATAATCTCCTCAACATTATTCGCCtgcttgtttgtttgtggcccaacaacaacaacaacaacaacattaatTGGTAGTGTCTGGTTCATATTAGCATGGCtctaactaactaactagAAAATCAGGCAAAACTCTAAATGTGTGGTACTATTTTTTCCGAAGAATTATACAAGAATGACGCAACGGAGAAGTAAAACTAGAAACAAATTCCGTAATCCATACCAAAGCAAAGATTGTGTTTTGgtgatatttattattgttattagaCTTTACGGCCTCAATTGTGTATTTCCATGGTATAGTTTGAGTTTCTGTGAATTTAGTGTAGGATAGTAATTGATTAGCTGTGGTGTGGTGAAAATCCCTATTATTatgctttcttttttggcCTACAGAGATAGCGTGTTACtgctgaaaaaaaaaaaaattcttgatGTGGAAAGACTTTGAAATGAGTCGACATTTTTAACCCTCCTCAATGGCCAGAGATATTATAGCGTTGGACGATCTTACTCCAAACAATCTTGGAGTGCTTAAGAAGATTAATGAGGTCACCTTGCCTATAAAATATCCTGAATTGTGGTACAAGCAAATATTAGAGTCTTCGAActcaattgttcaattagCATATTACTCTGAGTTGCCTGTGGGAGCAATAAAAGCCAGAACATTTCACAACAATCacaatttgaaattcaatgattttgtGAATAATAAACTGCTGCAAGTATTATCAAAGACCCCTAATACTGTATACATTGAGAGTTTCGCTGTCTTGGAGGCATACCGTCGTTTAGGGATTGggaaaaaattattgaattatttgattgaagagaccaaaaaaagatttattcatgaaattattattcatgTAAGTGTGGCTAATGATGAGGCTATTGCCTGGTATAAGAAGCAGGGGTTTCTGCAAGGTGAATTAGTTGCTGATTATTATAAAGACCAAGGTTTGCAATCGCCAGATGCTTATATTTTTACTATGACAGTATAGGAAATGATTATATAACCGACATCTATATTCAAAAGATAATATACATAATTTGATAGAAGCTTTGTGTTTCCTGAATGcgatcaaaaaaaaaaatagacaaAGAAACAACTGTGACttaaaaaacaatcaaagCTTTACAAATTCCTAATGAATGACAAAAATGGAAAaccaaatttaattatcTCCTTCATCTTCTGTATCAGTATTAATATCAGTGAACACCTCTTCATCTTCACTTTCTTCCTCGAGTTCATCTTGTGaggatttctttttcttgagATCGGATCCTCTCAATGCAGCTATAGCTCCTGCTAAACTGTCTTCTTCGGGATCTGAAATATCACTATCGGATTCGCTGTCTTCTGACTCGTCTTCTTCGTCaaacttctttttcaatccTGCAAGACTCTTTCCAATCGATACTGGTGTAACTTCTAAATCAATAGGTATATCGACATCGCATCCAAAATAAGCATTGTTCTTCATAACCAATCTATAATAATAGTTACCAACATTGCCAATTGCTCCAGGTAATTGAATCTTATAGGTTCCAATTCTAACATTAGTTCCTTTGATCCATTCTTCTTGCAGtaaatccaaattgtttaaatctATGTTCTCCAAAACACAGTTGGTACTGTCTTCAAGCAATCTGTTTTCTTTCTGTCCAATAACATAGCAGCTCCAGCAATTACGAGTTGGTTGTGGGAAATATGGTGCATACGAATATGGCAACTGCAGTTGCTGTTCATTGACAATTAATGGGTTTTTCATGTATTCCAATGTCTCCTCATCTTTTAAtctttcatcttcaatatcaGGACACGATTTCAATTTAGGAGACTTGACCAAAAATTTAATAGAAATGTGGCCTTGTGAATTTGGATGAACAACGCCATCCTCTTCACCAGGGACTTTGATCTCAGCATCAATAATACGAAGAGTTGGGATGTGCTGAGCTACATTCAATGCACACTCCAAATGTTCGTCGCTTTGTATTCCCAATGCTTTCTTGGCTTCTTCTTTGGAAATGGCGAAAAGTTTACCTAATTTCCGAATAGGTTGTTTTGACACTATTTCTGGGTCGACATATGGTAACTGTAATAACTCTTGGTGTCTTCCTGTTGGTTTGACGGCTTGAATAATCgactttttcaaatcttcagCAGCAAAAATCGTTTCGTGAAGTTTAAACACAATAGCAATGTCAATCAAACCATTAATCAAAAATGGCAATCTGGCAACaagattgatttttttcttctcgATTTTAGAATCACTGTCAAATTGTCTATTTAAATATCTGTACactaatttcttcaattctGCGTGTAAAAAATCGGGGAATTCTTGTCTGATTTCTTCACTTTCCAAAACGTAATCCAAAATAACATCGGGTGTGATGACCTTTGCAGGATCTCTGTCGGTAAACTTACGGACAAAGTTGGCAGCAGTATCAACATGCAAGCCTTTTCTGGTATGCGACTTCACATTGCTCCACCATTTTCCAACAATATATGGCAACAAGATACCTATAACcataaaatataaaacaacaactaatGAGCTATATCTCCCATCAACCAAAAATTGGGGCAAGGCAATACCATGGGTGGCTGGTTGTTCCCCATCAGGATGACCGTATTTCAAAAAGTTTTCTCTGGTAACTTCATCGGTCAATGCCTTATAAGCAGAAGTCAATCTAATATAAGCTTGTTCTGCCTGAGATCTCTGTTCTTCAGTTAAATCCTTAGGCAATTTATCTGGATGATACTTTAAGGATAGCTTTCTATAATGACtcttgatttctttttcgcTAGCGGTAAATGAAACATCCAAAATTGTGTATGGATCAAACAATACTGTTAAATCAGCTTCTTTGGTAACATATTTGGCCACGTATATAACAATGCACCATCCAATAATCAAGAAAACCAATGttttattgaatattttcaGAGATTTTTGCTTGGATTGgaatgatttaatttcagACAAGTTGGGCACTTTCAATGTCTCGCTGTTTTCTTGAATTGCACCAACTATGgattgattttctttggtGGGATTGGTGTTTGAAAAAACTCTAGATATGTACCTGATAGTCAATGGCAACAAAATAAAGGATAACAACGCCAACACAAAGAATGGCCATGTTTCTCCCAGCTCATCATAATTGTATTCTGAAGAAGCCATTATAATCACTTAGAACTCTTTGATTAAGGACACAAATGGTTTCGGGAGTATTGGTgtacttctttttttctttatgaAAAACTTTTTCTGTAATCTATTTTCCCTCATAATATATAGTTTACTGGTGTTTGTATTTTTGACGTGTGTTGTCCTTTTACTTGAGGCTAAAGAGAGAGAGGAAAAAAGtttgccaaaaaaaaaaaaaacgtcGACTTCCGTATTAGGAAGGATACTGTAAAACTTGtcaatacaaaaaaaaaagaaaactattCCTTTATCATTATGAATAGGAGAGTACAACCACAATTACATCAAAGTCTTTAATGTAAGCAAAAAGTTTatgatttggaaattatttcaattacaAGAATACAAAGTTAGACTACTAATAAAGCGAGGAGTATAGTATTTAAAAACTAATGATGGAACAAACGGATTGGGTTTTCCACGTACACAATATCATTAGCATCAGCAGCAGCAAAGACAGCTTTGTCCATAACTGATCCAGATGGTGCAGCAATAAATTTAACCCCGGATCTAGCTGCTCGGTAAACATTATCTGGGAATGGGAAAAATGCATCAGAGGATAATGCAACATTGGATAATTTACTCAAccattcttttctttcttcagCTGTCAATGGTTCTGGTATTTCAGCAAATTTAGATTCGTATTCTGATTTTTCTGGTTCCTCAGTTGGAATTTGGTTGGTGACATACAAGTCAATGGCATTCGATTTTTCTGGTCTCTTTGTACCTTTGGCCCATTTGAATCCCAAAACCTTTGGATGTTGTCTTAACCACCAATTGTCGGCTTTGTCACCAGCTAATCTGGTACAGTGAATACGAGATTGTTGACCGGCTCCTAATCCGATGACCATACCGTTTTTGGCGTAGCAAACTGAGTTGGATTGGGTGTATTTCAAAGCGATAGTGGCGATGGTCAAATCAATGGCACCTTGTTCAGTCAAGTCCTTGTTTTTAGACACAATTTCTTTGAATGAAGAGCCTTTAAAAATAGCATCGTTCCTCTTTTGTTGCAAAGTAATACCGTAGACTTGTCTGGTTTCCAAAGTTTCTGGGTTATAGTTTGGATCGATTTGTAAAATACAGTATTTACcgttcttctttttctttaaaagcTCTAAAGCTTCTTCGGAATATCCTGGAGCAATGACACCATCTGAGACTTCTTTAGAAATGATTTGCGCAGTTGGTTTATCGACAATGTTCGAAAGAGCAATGAAATCACCAAAGGAGGACATTCTATCGGCACCTCTAGCTCTAGCATAAGCGTTTGCTAATGGAGACaagttttcaatatcttcaacaaaataaatcttCTTTTCAATGTCTGTCAAAGGCAAACCGACAGCAGCACCTGCAGGCGACACGTGCTTGAACGAGGCAGCAGCTGGCAAGTTCAAAGAAGCAGATAACTCTTTAACCAAGGGCCATGAATTTAAAGCATCCAATAAGTTGATGTATCCTGGAGATCCATTCAACACTTTGAATGGCAATTCACCTTCAGATACAAAAGCTTGTGCTGGTTTTTGGTGTGGATTAGCACCGTATCTCAAAGGTAATTGAGAGATGTTTTCAGCATATTGCTTTCTGAAGAAATCGGAAATAGCAACGTCATAGTCTGCAGTATGCTCAAAAGCTTTCAATGCCAATCTGTTTCTAGTTTCAGCAGTGATTTCCCCACTCTTCAATTCTTCCAAGAAGTGAGCATAATCTTGTGGATCTGATAAAATGGAAACTCTTTCGTGGTTCTTAGCAGCGGCTCTCAACAAGGTGACTCCACCAATGTCAATTTCTTCCACAGCTTCTGGGACAGTAACAGCAACCTTAGAAATGGTTTCTTTAAATGGATATAAGTtacaaacaacaaagtcAACTTTTTCAATGCCTTGAGCAGTTAAATCATGTTCGTCGCTTTCCAAGTTTCTGGCCAAAATACCACCATGAACGGCTGGGTGCAAAGTTTTAACTCTACCACCTAACATCTCAGGAGCATGAGTAATTGATGAGACATCTTCAACTGGGAATCCAGCTTCACGGATTAATTTCGCGGTACCACCAGAAGCCAAGATGCGCACATTAGCAGCAACCAATCCTTTGGCGAGGTCTAATAAACCAGTTTTGTCATATACTGATAAAATTGCAGTTTTGGTGTGTTGTTTCTCAGAcatatttaattttgtttatttcaAAGGAAGGAGGGGGGGTGAACGGAACGTGATGAAATTCGACAAGTAAATTGCTTAGTTTTGCTGGGGAGGGGggagggaaaaaaaaattatttactCCAAATATTAAGAACTCGATGATagtaatcaattgatacaAATTAACTCAATTGTCAAATGAAAAGCAATACAATCAGAAAAGTAAATCAAAATTCTTCAAAGAAAggggaaaaagaaaaatcaagaaagagaaaaaaaaaaaagcaggGAAAAAAATCATAAATCGGATTGGTATATAGGTTTTATAGGTTTTTGATAGGGGGAAAAAAGGAAGAGAAAagtaattgttgttgtaaagtACAAAGTTTGCGACATCAAAACGACATTCTCGCCgattaaaaattaattggttTGCTTGGTTGTTTATCGATGAACAACAGGAGTACTTAATCAAAATGACAGGACGATACAGAATTGGTTTTTTTGACTCTGGTTTGATTAATTTCCAGCGACATTTTAAATGACCACTTGTGTATCGCCGTTAGCCAGTCGATCACTCTTCTAGCGATTGCTTGAAAAAAACGTATTGCTTTAGATTTTCAATGTGTAGATTCTACAGTGATATTCCtatatttctttaaaaaaaagtgtaTTCATCCTTTATTAGTCAATTCAAGCTAATGTATATAAGTATGGTATCTACATATCgttaaattatttcaattcaaataaaagaGTAATGTTTAAAAGTAAGAACAACCCTTGATTTAAGAACGCTAAAAATGCTTTTAGGTAACTTAAGATCTGTATCTCCATAAAGATAAGGTGTTGTGCTTCTTCCAGGTGTGTCTTCTACCGGCTTTGGTTTTGTTGAACAAGTGACCTTTGTTGATACCTCTGGATTTCTTACCAGCAGAGGTCAAACCTCTGGCTTCTCTGTGTTTGTGAACTGGGTTAACAATCCAGTTGTATCTAGCATCTCTTCTGATAGCCTTGTGAGATGGGTCGACTAAAATAACTTCAAAGTATTTGTAGGTGGAATCTTGGTTAACCCAGTATGAGTTCAAAACTCTCAAGTTAGAAGCACGACGACCAACTCTTTCTTCAGCAGTAGATCTCAATGATTTTTGGTATTTCAATTGGTTAACCCCTTGGTTGGTTGGCTTACCGTAAGTAGCACCCTTTGGAACTGGTCTCTTTCTACCACCTCTTCTAACTCTGATTCTGTAGATAACGAAACCTTGTTTGGCTTTGTAACCTAATCTTCTAGCCTTGTCTGGTCTAGATGGTCTGGAAGCTCTGTGGATGACATTCTTTTGTCTGTATTCCCAACATCTGACACGATACAAGAATCTCATAACATCAGATTGCTTCTTTCTTTGCAATTCTTCTAAATATTTGTAGGCACCCATTGTTGATAGTTGATTTGGTGGTAGTTAATGaacaaaaacagaaaactaaaagaaatgtattattattcgctgaaaaatttttctttgtctaAACATGGAAAAACGAGAAGAGACAAGAAAGTGTAagtggaaaaaaaaaaaatctaaaaaGCTCTACACATAAATCCATTTTGTGTAATTTAGGGCAAATACCCTACTTTTAATATTTGCACGTGATCGTATAGAATGCCCCAATTCTTGGTCTTGTCCAATATATTTCATTAGTGTTTACCATCAGTATAGAGTTAAATGATACTGTTGTAATCATTGCAGAGAaatattcttcattatGTTGTATCACTAGATGTTAGGAGGGGCAATTATTTTCAGTTGTTTACATGTTGCTTTCTTTTAAGAATATTAGAGGGTGTAAAAATGACAATTTAGTCTTTAATAACGAAGTATACTGGAGTTGACTTGGGGgtcttattttttttggttcattttttgttgcaaaatttctttaaattcttGAAGACAGGAATAGCTTAAATACTGTTCATAGATTGTAAAACCGGAGACATAGCTTTGACAACTCAAGCATTACAATTGCTAACAAGAGAACAACTTAATTCAGACATGACAATCTTCATTTACTATTGAAGAGTGCAAATTGCCAACATGTAAATCGCCCcacaacaaagaaaagtCGCTATAGTGTAAACGCGATGATCATCGTcgggaaaaaaaaatagaacaCGAAATAAGGATTAGATAAAACACCAATTACagtataataattattcttAAAAATGTCCGAAACAACCAACCTGCCAGAAACTGTTTCAAGAGAGATAACAGAAGATAGTGGCAGTAAACAATCAACTGATGCTGATAGATCCACTCTTCCAAGTGAGGATTCAAATGAGAAAGTaacaaccacaacagaGAAGAACTCTTCAGAGATTGTGAATATCCAATCACCGATCCCCACTCATAATTCAGAATCAGACAAGAATATTTCTATAGGTATCAATAATGCTTCAGATGTAACTCAGGTGCAACAGATAGCGTCTAATAACGAAAACACTGTTCAAATACGTGAGGAACATGAGCAACCAAAAGTGTATGAACCAGTAGTTGAACCTCATGATGAGTTAGAACAACTGAAAGAAATAATCcctgaaaaagaaattcaacAAGTTGATAATTTACAGGAGGATGAGTTAGACCAGATTAACGATGAATCAGCAAAAAGTACAAAGAAACCAAAGTCTTCCGAAACAGAAAAAGTAAAAGCAGATACCAATCAAGTAGAACAATTGTCGGACGAAGAAATcaatgttgatgatatttcTAGTGATGACAGCAGTGAGGGTTCAAGTACAGAAGAAAGTCTGAGTGACAGTTCATCAAATGAATCGAGTGACGAGCATGAGATTTCCAACATTGATTATAACGATGGCGAGGATGAAGATGAGGATTCAAATGAAGGTCCCGTCAAATCTGTCCACGAAATAACTGACGAAAAGGCACCTTCATTGCCCGACAATTATGAAATATCGCCCAATGCACCTATCGAGGAAATTGGTGAAGTTACTGGATTGGTTGAAAATACCATGATAATCAAGGCAAGAACTTCTGGGGAATTTCGAattttacaagaaaaatCTGTATTCTGTTTTGAGGATAGAACCGTGATAGGCCCCttgtttgaaatatttggtAGGGTGCAGCAACCA is part of the Candida dubliniensis CD36 chromosome R, complete sequence genome and encodes:
- a CDS encoding phosphatidylinositol N-acetylglucosaminyltransferase subunit, putative (Similar to S. cerevisiae SPT14) produces the protein MGYNIAMVTDFFYPQPGGVEFHVYHLSQKLIELGHSVVIITHNYSSRNGVRVLTNGLKVYYVPLWVIYRSSVFPTVFSCFPILRNIFIRESIEIIHGHGSLSTLCHEAILHGRTMGMKTVFTDHSLFGFAEIGSIMGNKALKFTLSDVGHVICVSHTCKENTVLRGSIDPLKVSVIPNAVISKDFKPKSNRLKKDYTKEITIVVITRLFPNKGADLLTAVIPRICQLKPKVKFLIAGDGPKFLDLEQMREKYFLQERVTLVGAIKHEEVRDVMVQGDIYLHPSLTEAFGTVIVEAASCGLYVVTTKVGGIPEVLPNEMTSFAEPEENSLIDAAIDAITKIESNEIDTSKFHDAVAKMYSWHDIAKRTENVYNSLDLNKLNEPLLHRLQKYYCCGIIAGKLYALCVIVDIFIFVILEWLYPADHIDKATKWPSPIKEKEKEEEEEEGTFIFPNKVN
- a CDS encoding mRNA export factor, putative (Similar to S. cerevisiae MEX67), encoding MSYRGRGGGYNNNYTRGQFSSGPHQHQQNVDSFVAANQYPIEIMGWNGASSGECISFISRKCKVIVSNYSVDSNSGVLKGYVKNESQANTLLNWSGVKFAGQSLRFSKGVSNISNQMGGGASSGSQSTIETISQFLKARYQPEIKMLNLNNVKQDPTLTAQGFFGSLSVSSKFFPALMKVASDLKLDVDSIDLSNNELQDLQTLTSMAQTFPKLQNLSLQNNNFTKIKVFETWRHKLNFLRELILFNNPIVQTNDPAEIQNIKLELMKSFPRLVVLNGEILRNEQVLITNLSFPFEPQDTMFFQDEDSRNLATNFIANYLKLWDSNRSELMILYQNESQFSMQVDSSHPHLIESGNSGYSGSTDFGYYLNNSRNLTRVSSVKARMAKLSVGQEQIYKSFQQLPKTRHDIIATPELFSMEVYKFPTLNGIMITLHGSFDEVAQPEIDGSSNSTAPSGPRGGSRYHSGPKHKRIPLSKKSFDRTFVVIPGPNGSMIVASDTLLIRPYTSDFPWKVQKLLSNPTVASATPGVSATSTPSPLPPTTIATPQIAPPGTGPTTADLPADIKARLNQIQQELLVKILLETKLNINYGIMLCEQSNWDYQQASVNFKNSAASLPSDAFIQ
- a CDS encoding DNA damage response protein, putative (Similar to S. cerevisiae DAP1) — translated: MLTTILIILVILYFARNIYNEFINNPSNPLDASTEKESTVVEGKFTPKSLTKYNGKDSPKIFIAVKNRVFDVTQGGAFYGPGGPYENFAGRDASRGLAKNSFDPDVLTDINEPIDKLTDLTAVEKESLDGWEEHFENRYKVVGTFHENGTVEEKS
- a CDS encoding N-terminal acetyltransferase complex subunit, putative (Similar to S. cerevisiae NAT5), whose product is MARDIIALDDLTPNNLGVLKKINEVTLPIKYPELWYKQILESSNSIVQLAYYSELPVGAIKARTFHNNHNLKFNDFVNNKSSQVLSKTPNTVYIESFAVLEAYRRLGIGKKLLNYLIEETKKRFIHEIIIHVSVANDEAIAWYKKQGFSQGELVADYYKDQGLQSPDAYIFTMTV
- a CDS encoding protein translocation protein, putative (Similar to S. cerevisiae SEC63), encoding MASSEYNYDESGETWPFFVLALLSFILLPLTIRYISRVFSNTNPTKENQSIVGAIQENSETLKVPNLSEIKSFQSKQKSSKIFNKTLVFLIIGWCIVIYVAKYVTKEADLTVLFDPYTILDVSFTASEKEIKSHYRKLSLKYHPDKLPKDLTEEQRSQAEQAYIRLTSAYKALTDEVTRENFLKYGHPDGEQPATHGIALPQFLVDGRYSSLVVVLYFMVIGILLPYIVGKWWSNVKSHTRKGLHVDTAANFVRKFTDRDPAKVITPDVILDYVLESEEIRQEFPDFLHAELKKLVYRYLNRQFDSDSKIEKKKINLVARLPFLINGLIDIAIVFKLHETIFAAEDLKKSIIQAVKPTGRHQELLQLPYVDPEIVSKQPIRKLGKLFAISKEEAKKALGIQSDEHLECALNVAQHIPTLRIIDAEIKVPGEEDGVVHPNSQGHISIKFLVKSPKLKSCPDIEDERLKDEETLEYMKNPLIVNEQQSQLPYSYAPYFPQPTRNCWSCYVIGQKENRLLEDSTNCVLENIDLNNLDLSQEEWIKGTNVRIGTYKIQLPGAIGNVGNYYYRLVMKNNAYFGCDVDIPIDLEVTPVSIGKSLAGLKKKFDEEDESEDSESDSDISDPEEDSLAGAIAALRGSDLKKKKSSQDELEEESEDEEVFTDINTDTEDEGDN